In Macadamia integrifolia cultivar HAES 741 chromosome 5, SCU_Mint_v3, whole genome shotgun sequence, a single window of DNA contains:
- the LOC122079562 gene encoding uncharacterized protein LOC122079562, protein MAAGQQKRRSNAGNVVCCYLQEQYRARKRKNPKSTQNLVEIDSHIALKLVESQVNPIARREQIGISWRDLDPFIESAPHRYTPLADVLSLPQEIFELENLTRVLSYEVWEMNLSETERNFLTQFLPQGMDQEQVLPALLKGENFHFGNPFLKWGASLCSGNLHPDAVLHQEHCFKANKRAYYLELQNYHDNILENLLNLKERWASGKDPAKHIVQKTWKKGFLVDSQGNSLAVSERTRAIANSKKEQKPNKFHIRSGDGAKYMSYFKISRKQHRLVKRMKQSGDGIQSKSLNRVLGDIDSFHVQPYKTFEEEERKKLHDYWLVLAKRDLPAAFLDWKERQLKQQQWRCSLKQEIVEKKKKSLEEEEERDYCDDMVARQRGNGETENEPSMDMQSSEDDDESVLLSAHYQPLNRIPSLDGHHDPMETHSEEGSQEILKPDGAPPNMSEFLGNMNPTEGAVLHEVEESSSKDVWPVIGTPDLHCHSNSVSQGYPFVSELSLQQPKPMEEQATGLIDLESDMAEQDAKEALQHGPSNFVGPALHMSNGGSFIGSYTNEDCNGLLQPIFKGQGFLPSYSHEHKQQPMLQFLATNNAALETGHLPRHFQEQQQQLLDQREMREKELYMRQVIQKSMYSGGNRYPVPGRELFSLVEQQGWAADSAHISTPIQSHMAVEGLLEQNLFQDEHRAYGGWSALDVSSSSGRCLGNGSGADESLFSVLSQSNKLQPHSYSQVRLTEQYTPGRAFMGGGMIGNSDVFPQMAHQLNYFSREATATAIRKVNNMPWMNTQHQGAGIHDSIGKSSFLSNWDQ, encoded by the exons ATGGCAGCTGGTCAGCAGAAAAGGCGATCGAATGCTGGCAATGTTGTGTGTTGTTATTTGCAGGAGCAGTATAGagcaagaaagaggaagaatcCGAAATCAACACAGAATCTAGTGGAGATAGACTCTCACATTGCTCTTAAGTTGGTTGAAAGTCAAGTGAATCCTATTGCCAGGAGGGAACAGATTGGGATATCTTGGAGGGACTTGGATCCTTTTATTGAGTCTGCTCCTCATCGCTACACACCCTTAGCAGatgttctttctcttcctcaggAAATTTTTGAGTTAGAGAATCTGACAAGGGTGCTTTCATATGAG GTTTGGGAGATGAATCTATCCGAAACTGAGAGAAATTTTCTGACTCAGTTTCTTCCTCAAGGGATGGATCAAGAGCAAGTTTTGCCTGCGTTGCTCAAGGGGGAAAACTTTCATTTTGGAAATCCTTTCCTTAAGTG GGGGGCTTCACTTTGTTCTGGCAATCTTCACCCAGATGCTGTTCTTCACCAGGAACATTGTTTCAAGGCCAATAAGAGGGCATACTACCTGGAGTTACAGAATTATCATGATAA TATTCTGGAGAATCTGCTTAACTTGAAAGAGAGATGGGCTAGCGGCAAGGATCCTGCAAAGCATATTGTTCAGAAGACATGGAA GAAAGGATTCCTCGTGGACAGTCAGGGGAATTCATTAGCTGTTTCAGAGAGAACAAGGGCCATAGCAAATTCCAAGaaggaacaaaaaccaaacaaatttCACATTCGATCTGGCGATGGTGCCAAGTATATGTCTTATTTCAAG ATTAGCAGGAAGCAGCATCGACTTGTCAAGAGGATGAAGCAATCTGGCGATGGAATTCAGTCCAAGTCTCTTAATCGTGTATTGGGTGACATTGATAGTTTCCATGTACAACCATACAAAACATTcgaggaggaagaaaggaagaagttgCACGACTACTG GTTGGTGTTGGCAAAAAGAGATCTCCCAGCAGCTTTCTTAGACTGGAAAGAGAGACAGTTAAAGCAGCAACAGTGGAGGTGTTCCTTGAAGCAAGAGatagtagaaaagaaaaaaaaatcactggaAGAG gaagaagagagggattATTGTGATGACATGGTTGCCAGACAAAGAGGAAATGGAGAAACAGAAAATGAACCTAGCATGGATATGCAGAGctcagaagatgatgatgagtctgTTCTTCTATCAGCACACTATCAGCCTCTGAACCGAATCCCTTCACTTGATGGTCACCATGATCCCATGGAGACACATTCTGAAGAGGGCAGTCAAGAAATCTTGAAACCTGACGGTGCCCCTCCAAATATGTCAGAGTTTTTAGGAAACATGAATCCTACAGAAGGTGCCGTTTTGCATGAAGTTGAGGAGTCTTCTTCTAAAGATGTATGGCCAGTCATTGGCACTCCAGATTTGCACTGCCATTCTAATTCTGTAAGCCAAGGATATCCATTTGTCAGTGAGTTGTCACTCCAACAACCAAAGCCTATGGAAGAACAGGCAACTGGCTTGATTGATTTAGAATCTGACATGGCTGAGCAAGATGCCAAGGAAGCATTGCAGCATGGACCATCCAATTTTGTGGGGCCAGCTTTGCATATGAGCAATGGTGGGTCATTCATTGGTTCTTACACCAACGAAGATTGCAATGGGCTGCTTCAACCAATTTTCAAGGGCCAGGGATTCTTGCCATCTTACTCTCATGAGCACAAACAACAACCAATGTTACAGTTTTTGGCAACAAATAATGCAGCACTGGAAACTGGTCATCTTCCTAGGCATTTCCaggagcagcagcagcagttgtTGGATCAGagggagatgagagagaaagagctcTACATGCGGCAGGTCATCCAGAAGAGCATGTATTCAGGTGGGAATAGATACCCTGTTCCAGGCCGAGAACTCTTCTCACTGGTCGAACAGCAGGGTTGGGCCGCTGATTCTGCACACATATCAACCCCCATCCAGTCTCACATGGCTGTTGAGGGATTGTTGGAACAGAACTTGTTTCAGGATGAGCATCGGGCTTATGGTGGCTGGTCTGCTCTGGATGTTTCTAGCTCCTCAGGACGGTGCCTGGGAAATGGAAGCGGTGCAGATGAAAGCCTATTCAGTGTGCTTTCCCAGTCCAACAAATTGCAGCCCCATTCTTACAGTCAGGTGAGACTCACAGAACAGTATACTCCTGGAAGGGCCTTTATGGGTGGGGGAATGATAGGAAACAGTGATGTATTCCCTCAAATGGCCCACCAACTTAATTACTTTAGTCGTGAAGCAACTGCTACTGCTATCCGGAAAGTAAATAATATGCCGTGGATGAATACACAGCATCAGGGTGCTGGTATACATGATTCAATCGGGAAATCGTCATTTTTGAGCAACTGGGATCAATAG
- the LOC122078106 gene encoding indole-3-acetic acid-amido synthetase GH3.17-like yields the protein MLLSCDPNDKEGSMKLVEDLTMNANHVQQQILEEILTQNADTEYLRGFLGSGSCFDRKLFKKKVPIVNFEDIKPYIERIANGEPSQIISGQPITELLTSSGTSGGQPKLMPSTAEDLDRKTFLYNLLVPVINQYVEGLDQGKGMYLLFIKPEISTPSGLMARPVLTSYYKSSNFRNRPFNKFNVYTSPDETILCLDNKQSMYCQLLCGLIQRDEVLRVGAVFASAFLRAIKFLEDHWQELCSNIRSGHVSDWITEFSCRNSVLGILRLPNLELADLIESECKVKSWEGIIKRLWPRTKYIDVIVTGSMAQYIPTLDFYSGGLPLVSTMYASSECYFGINLNPLSEPSSVSYTLLPNMAYFEFLPVDKNSGQEGDGVSCNVDSEMNYSIKENKEVGEEKGEAVDLTQVKPGHYYELVVTTFTGLYRYRVGDILMVTGFHNNAPQFRFVHRQNVVLSIDTDKTNEEDLLRAVTEAKLLLDPLGFLLTEYTSYADTSSIPGHYVLFWELKPIRQKPETMEVDIAVMEECCSTVEQSLDSVYRRCRSRDRSIGPLEIRVVRHGTFDALMDFFVSGGSSVNQYKTPRCVKSQEAIKILDSRVEGRFMSKRVPSWDPYSLESGS from the exons atgttGCTGAGTTGTGATCCTAATGACAAAGAAGGTAGTATGAAGCTTGTGGAGGACCTGACCATGAATGCCAACCATGTACAACAACAGATACTAGAGGAAATACTAACACAAAATGCAGACACCGAATATCTAAGAGGCTTTCTTGGCAGCGGTTCCTGCTTCGATAGGaagcttttcaagaagaaagTCCCCATTGTGAATTTTGAGGATATCAAGCCATATATAGAACGAATTGCCAATGGAGAGCCGTCACAGATCATTTCAGGTCAACCCATCACAGAGCTTCTCACTAG CTCAGGAACTTCAGGAGGACAGCCAAAGTTGATGCCATCGACTGCAGAAGACTTGGATAGAAAAACCTTCTTGTATAATCTCCTAGTTCCTGTAATCAACCA GTATGTGGAGGGTCTAGACCAAGGAAAGGGGATGTATCTCCTATTTATAAAACCAGAAATTAGTACTCCATCTGGTTTGATGGCGAGACCAGTGCTAACTAGTTACTATAAGAGCAGTAACTTCAGAAACCGGCCTTTCAACAAGTTTAATGTGTACACAAGTCCAGATGAGACCATCTTGTGTCTAGACAACAAGCAAAGCATGTACTGCCAATTGCTCTGCGGATTGATTCAGCGAGACGAGGTGCTCAGGGTAGGCGCAGTCTTCGCATCTGCATTCTTAAGAGCAATCAAGTTCTTGGAGGATCACTGGCAAGAGCTGTGCTCCAACATAAGGTCAGGCCATGTCAGTGACTGGATAACAGAATTCAGTTGCAGAAACTCAGTATTGGGCATCCTCAGACTACCCAATTTGGAGTTGGCTGATTTGATCGAGTCTGAATGCAAGGTGAAATCTTGGGAAGGGATCATCAAGAGGCTGTGGCCAAGAACCAAGTACATTGATGTTATAGTAACAGGGTCAATGGCCCAATAcatccccacacttgatttttacAGTGGTGGGCTACCTCTGGTTTCAACAATGTATGCTTCATCGGAATGCTACTTTGGTATCAATCTCAATCCTCTGAGTGAACCATCCAGTGTGTCCTACACACTCCTCCCCAACATGGCCTACTTTGAGTTCCTTCCTGTAGACAAAAACAGTGGACAAGAGGGTGATGGAGTCTCATGTAATGTGGATTCAGAGATGAATTACTCAATAAAGGAAAACAAGGAAGTAGGGGAAGAAAAGGGTGAAGCTGTAGATCTTACACAAGTGAAGCCTGGTCATTATTATGAACTCGTTGTCACCACTTTCACAG GGCTATACAGATACAGAGTGGGAGATATTCTAATGGTGACTGGATTCCACAACAATGCCCCACAGTTCCGGTTCGTACACCGGCAGAACGTGGTGCTAAGCATCGACACAGACAAGACCAACGAGGAAGACCTGTTAAGGGCAGTCACAGAAGCGAAGCTCCTCCTTGACCCACTGGGCTTCCTTCTCACCGAGTACACCAGCTACGCAGACACTTCGTCCATCCCAGGTCACTACGTGCTCTTCTGGGAGCTCAAACCCATTAGACAAAAGCCAGAAACGATGGAGGTGGACATCGCTGTGATGGAGGAATGCTGCTCCACCGTGGAACAGTCGCTGGATTCCGTGTACAGGAGGTGCAGGAGCAGAGATAGGTCGATAGGGCCCTTGGAGATAAGGGTGGTAAGGCATGGCACGTTCGATGCGCTCATGGATTTCTTCGTTTCTGGAGGATCCTCTGTGAATCAATACAAGACGCCCAGATGCGTCAAGTCCCAAGAAGCAATCAAGATTTTGGATTCCAGGGTGGAGGGGAGGTTTATGAGTAAGAGAGTTCCTTCATGGGATCCTTATTCCTTAGAGAGTGGAAGCTGA